TTTTCCAAACAGTAACAAGCGCATTTGCCGCGGGAACATTGCCCGGGAGATTTACCGAAAGCGAGAGTTGATTGTTTCCAATTCCGAGCGTCTGAGGAACATCTGCCGTTATATAACGGGGAACCCCCGTCCAGAAGTTGGCAGAAATATCTCCCATCGCATTACACCAGTAAGAGAAGTTACTGACTGACCCAGATTCGCCAAACTGGAAATTCCGCCACAGTTGGTATTTTCCTTGGTAGTACATTGCGCCAGGAATATCATTTCCTAAAAAACCCATTCCATAATAAGCTCCGGTCGCAAGAACATTATTGAACGGAGGGTGTGTCGAAGCGGTTTGTGTCGAAAATCCGGTAATACCACCGCGCGGAGCCGAAGCCGAACCTAAACGAATCAAACCTTCATGCACACCGGTCGTTGTTGAACCGTACCATTCACCGCTTGAACAAGTAATATTGATCGAGACGAAACATTTATTTGTGTTTGTAATGCCGCTCAAACTGGAAGAACTGATTTCACCAATCCACGCCGGTCGATGCGCCCAAAAAACAGCGCCGGGTGAGAGTCGGGTGTTAATGGTCGACGTATTTACCGAACCGTTATGCTCATCATAATCGACATTCGGAACTCCACGCTGATTCATCGCCGACATCATGAAACGAATTGCTGCCCGATTGGAGTAGACGCTGTGTGAAATACCCGCATAACCCCAACCGTGACGAAACCAGGTTGTGTCGGTCATGAGCGGAGTGCGTTCGTAGTTAAGTGTGCGGTTGACTACCGTTTGTAATTGCGATATATCGGTTACCGATAAGCGCCCAACCCAGGCATCGGCTAAAATATCGCTGCCAGCCAATTGTGCATAGTAATGGTCGCTGTTACTTTGTGCCGGTAAAGCATAAGTACCAGCGGTTCCGCCATCACCAACTAACAACACTGTTTCTAATGGTGGATCATAACTCGTGTACGCGCTTTGAATCAAAGCCAAAATGCTGCTGTAGGTTGCGCCAGTCGTAACGGATTGTAAAACTACCGGATGTCCGGCAGCGGTTTTCCAGTCAGCAAACGGTTGAATCGTGCTGAGGGTCGTTGCATTGGAAAAGTAAATCATCATGATCTTGCCTGGTGGCGCAGAGATTGCATCCAACTCTAAGTCCTGCGCCCCGATGATGTCACGGTAGAATGCGGCAAAGCTTGGAACCGGACGGGGAGGAAGGGTGATTTCATTCTCACCATTACCACCGATGGGAACGATCTCCACTTCCAATGAAGTGCAAATCCGGATTGTTTGTGTTACTGGGTTGTACTGTACCGGTTGAAACCCTAATAAGGCGATACGAGCATCACGCATAATCGCTGGTTCCGACAATCGAACCGTTTCCGAGGGGTACCATCCATCAGTATTGTATGTCGTCGAATTCATCAAGAACTGCTTGGGAGTGCTGCCGTCATAGTCGGCTAAGTCGGTGGATTGTTGAGGTAACACCGGTAAGGAATTCGGCAATTCCTTGTATTCAGCCTTCAGAATCTTAAGTTCGACATTACCTTTATTCGGTAACCGAATCGCTCTTGACACCTGTGGTAGAATGGGATCACCTGATGTCCACAACCGGGTTTCCCCTTCAATGGTGATGAATGACCATTCCCGTTTATCGGCGAGCACTTGGTCGATTTTGATCGTAGGTTCATCAAACTTGATTCGCAAGTGTCCGATACCTAACACTTCAGTCGAAAAGGGAACATCCTCGCCAGTAGGAATTCCCGTGATTGCATCGTCATCCGGTGTCCAATCGCGAATCGCGAAGGCATTAGATGCGACAACGAATAGTGATAGAAGAACCAATACTAGTACAGGGTGAATAGAGCGATGATTCGCTTTCATATGTACTCCCAGCATCTCAAACAGTGTTGTGAAAGCGATCCGAAGGGAGGGACCAATGGATCGATGGAAATCGTGGAGATCACTCTCCAAATCAACTTACAGTATAAAGGTACAAAAGAACGAATGCAATACACCCGCTGATAATCCAAAGAGTTAACACGAATAGCACACCAAGCTTTCGCAAACCGCGATTTGTTTCGTAAAAAGCTGTGATCTGGCTCGCATGAGTGAGGTACAATTGCTTGGGAATCAACAACCGGACGAGAGCAATTCCGAGCGGTAGTAAAATGATATCATCCAATAGACCGAGGATTGGAATGAAATCAGGGATAAAATCGATCGGACTAACGGTATAGGCGATAACCAGTAACAGCAAGGCTTTTGCGTACCACGGTGTTTTCGGGTCGTGGGAGCAGGCGTATAGAATATGCAATTCCAATTGAATTTTACAGGTCGTTTGTTCGATTTTATCGCGCAGGGAAATGTCAGCCTCCCGAACGCTTTACTTTAGCACCAGCCTTGACTAATTCGCCTTCCAACCGGTCGCGGACATCCCCCTGTAATTGCACAGTCCAACCTTCAATAGTTCGTTCTACAGTACCGCCTACACCAAGGATTTTCTTCCATTTTGTTAGCCATTCCTTGGCGATTTGCTCGGAAAAAGCTTCGCTTCGGGCGGTTGTAACCGTTTTACCGCCATGTCCTTTGGCAGAACGCTGTATGGTTACCATTTTCTTCGCAATGGTACTCTGAGGGGTAAATGAGTTGTGTGCCTTTTCTTGTGTGATATCCAGTTCGCTTCCGAGAGGCGAGTCGCCTTTGAGTTTTGCGAGAACAGCAAATGGATTCTCTGGTGGTGAAACCGCCCCAGACGAAAATACTCGATCTGCTCGATTGACCTCTCGTTCCGGTTTTTTCTTTTGCATAGGGTTCTCTGTGAAACATTTGCTGAAATATGACAAACTGTGATGTGTCTTACAATATTCTTGACAACTCTCTCGAGAAAAAGTATCATAGGTCAACAACTTGATTGATCTGCATCACGAGAAGATAAGAAGTAACATTGTGAGTAGCGAAAGGTGATGGATTTGCCGACGCAGACCGACAACAGAAGTACTCAGATTTGATGAAATGAGACAGACCGGGCTGGTCTGTCTCTCTCTCTCACTCTCCCTTGGAGGTAGAATGCCCGTTTCGATGACTGCCGAACCGGTTCTTTTCTCGGAAATCTTTGCGATACCAAAAGCGGAAATGCAAGTGCTGGTTCGGGTGAAGCCCCATGCCCGTGTAACATTTGTCCCGCAATTCGAGGTGTACGATTCTCAGTTCATCGGTGGCTCGCGAAATCGGAATCGGGAGCGAAAGCTTTCCCCAGGAATGATCCGTTTTCTATCGGCAGTGATGAAAGTGGGCGAACATGCAGTTAAAGTGAAGTGGATTATGGCTGAGTGGGATAGTGTCGTTTTAACAGGCACAGAAACGGCAATCCGTAAACTACTTACTCATGAACAAGTGGCGAGTTATCAGAATCATCTCCGGATGCGTTCATTTTCCTTCACTTCGTAAAGCAAAATTAAAATTACCCCATTTGTAGGAGTTTATTGCATCTACCCCTTCAGTACCAACCACGCAACGTGCGCCAAATAAAATTCGGACCCGTGACTTTCAAAGAGCAAGGCAGTTTCTCTCAAAAACAAGTTGTCACTATTATCCAAAGTGACAATGAAGTATCTCTCCTCCAAATCAATTCATTGGAAGGTTGATGGTGATCTTGAACCATATTAAAGTGAACTGATTAGGATTTCGAAAACTCGAATAATTGATTAGCTATGCCACCCACACAAACCCTTGTCCGTGTTTTCGTCTCATCCACCTTCCGCGACATGCGTGCGGGTTGAATCTTTTGTTACATTTGTTTACGCCTTGTTTCGCGAAATGACTGTGAAACTTTTTAGTGTTGGAAGCTAACACTCTGTGATAATCTGATAACCTAAAATAGGCTTTTTCAATGACTACTGAGTTCCGTTGCCCTAAGTGTGAATCGACGAACATAGTCGCGGTGCCAGATACTGATGTTTGGTACTGCCGAAATTGTAAGCAGAATTTCGAATCTGTAAATTGCAGATGCCACGAGATCAAGGCAGAAAATCCGCTCCGAATATTTCTCAGCTATGGTCACGACTCCAATGAATCGCTTGTCATACGCATCCGAGATGATCTAACGACCAGAGGTCACGATGTCTGGTTCGATAAGCACGAGATTCAGTTCGGTGATGATTGGCGACGAGCGATCACTGATGGGATTGTCCATAGTAACCGAGTTTTATCGTTTCTCTCGAAACATTCCACACGTGACCCTGGCGTTTGTCTCGATGAAATTGGGATCGCCATCGGTGTCAAAGGTGGCAATATTCAGACAATCCTTGTCGAGAGCGAAAGTGAAGTCAACCCTCCTGTAAGCATCAGTCATATCCAGTGGCTCGATATGCATGACTGGCAAGAACGTAAGAATTCGAGCCAATGGAAAAGCTGGTATCAATCCAAGCTTCAGGAAATCATTCGAGTCATTGAAAGCGATGAGAGTCGACGATTTGCTGGTGAGATTGAAATACTCAAAGGGTACCTAACTCCAATCATATCAGATACCCGAATCGCCGCCATGATGAAAAAGAGTTTCATCGGTCGAAAATGGTTGTTCATGGCATTGGAGGATTGGCGGAGCGAGGACAATAATTCCCGTCTGTTTTGGATTACGGGTACCCCGGGTGTTGGTAAAAGTGCCTTTGCAGCAAATTTAGCTCACTTCGGACGCGATAAGGTGATTGCTGCCCAATTCGTCGAATGGGATAAACCTGATCACCGGGATGCCCGACGAG
The sequence above is drawn from the bacterium genome and encodes:
- a CDS encoding DUF1232 domain-containing protein, giving the protein MELHILYACSHDPKTPWYAKALLLLVIAYTVSPIDFIPDFIPILGLLDDIILLPLGIALVRLLIPKQLYLTHASQITAFYETNRGLRKLGVLFVLTLWIISGCIAFVLLYLYTVS